One Methanococcus aeolicus Nankai-3 DNA segment encodes these proteins:
- the mmp3 gene encoding methyl-coenzyme M reductase-associated protein Mmp3 has protein sequence MAKVLVNGNIKSGDVLKEVIENEPHLENSNIAIIRGIKKETEKESKKYKITTTKGVMIVGITENNESVDFWNKNYSLLEGKNLRWKSPLDVAFGAITIDLDVVKEPYKFKKYDVALSISGFDKTEGHLIFIKKDATEAQGLRNPKIGELIGGKRILPKLTTEDKIISIEPIMESREKIDYLLTTDLNTKLEDDWKIFTYCEAELEGPSKAVEHVLAIMESGYIEASEHTNTYIADCRLQTLKMDEENLKDRDRGTITVRNIGEGIGKVFVYKENRTSSLSHTAVGKITKGMELLDFSEGGIITTISTPERLTVIGKTNEEAKKLFEKYGINHTMEGAPNDIIIEQTPKYTMDILKSKEVITKGIPENKIIKIEIYDEKAPVSAWYFRKMTGLTTQKVGSLPINFKHGDMVMFDKNEEYAKGLLPENIPNEETGCPEGVIAITNMAKRYKGYIGIRLSSNDKFGPTGESFEGTNIVGKVVENGEIIKKLRAKDRVYFLEVNQ, from the coding sequence ATGGCAAAAGTATTAGTTAATGGAAATATAAAATCAGGGGATGTATTAAAGGAGGTAATTGAAAATGAGCCACACTTGGAAAACTCAAATATTGCCATTATACGAGGTATAAAAAAAGAAACCGAAAAAGAATCAAAAAAATACAAGATAACCACCACAAAAGGAGTTATGATTGTAGGAATAACTGAAAATAATGAATCAGTTGATTTTTGGAATAAAAATTATTCATTATTGGAGGGTAAAAACCTAAGGTGGAAAAGTCCATTGGATGTGGCATTTGGGGCCATTACAATTGATTTGGATGTTGTAAAGGAACCATATAAATTTAAAAAATATGATGTGGCATTAAGTATTTCGGGATTTGATAAAACAGAAGGACATCTTATATTTATTAAAAAAGATGCAACAGAAGCCCAAGGATTGAGAAATCCAAAAATTGGGGAGTTAATTGGTGGAAAAAGAATATTGCCTAAATTAACTACTGAGGATAAAATAATATCCATAGAACCAATAATGGAGTCAAGAGAAAAAATTGACTACCTATTGACAACAGATTTAAATACAAAATTAGAAGATGATTGGAAAATATTTACATATTGTGAGGCAGAATTGGAGGGACCTTCAAAAGCTGTTGAGCATGTTCTGGCAATTATGGAAAGTGGATATATTGAGGCTTCAGAACATACAAACACATATATAGCAGATTGTAGATTGCAGACCTTAAAAATGGATGAGGAAAATCTTAAAGATAGAGATAGGGGAACCATAACAGTTAGGAACATTGGAGAAGGTATCGGTAAGGTATTTGTATATAAAGAAAATAGAACCTCCTCTTTATCTCATACAGCAGTTGGAAAAATTACAAAAGGAATGGAGCTCCTTGATTTTTCAGAGGGCGGAATTATTACAACAATATCCACTCCTGAGAGATTAACAGTAATAGGAAAAACCAACGAGGAAGCAAAGAAATTATTTGAGAAATATGGTATTAATCATACTATGGAGGGAGCCCCCAACGATATAATTATAGAACAAACTCCAAAATATACAATGGATATATTGAAATCAAAAGAAGTAATTACAAAAGGAATTCCAGAAAATAAAATAATTAAAATAGAAATATATGATGAAAAGGCACCAGTGTCCGCATGGTATTTCAGAAAAATGACGGGTTTGACAACTCAGAAAGTTGGTTCTCTTCCTATTAATTTCAAACATGGAGATATGGTAATGTTTGATAAAAATGAAGAATATGCAAAAGGACTATTGCCTGAAAACATACCAAATGAAGAAACAGGATGTCCCGAAGGAGTTATTGCTATTACAAACATGGCAAAAAGATATAAGGGATATATTGGTATCAGGTTGAGCTCCAACGATAAATTTGGACCTACGGGAGAATCGTTTGAGGGAACAAATATTGTGGGAAAAGTGGTTGAAAATGGAGAGATTATTAAAAAATTAAGGGCAAAGGATAGGGTTTATTTTTTAGAAGTTAATCAATAA
- the yhbY gene encoding ribosome assembly RNA-binding protein YhbY — MNNEDVKKIIEKRLTSKAKKMLRAKSHSITPVVWVGKEGTDKVILEVKRQIKDRGLIKIKIRHGALDAEDKTDIAEKIANETNSEIVSLVGNVITLFKPREGWTRYNTTKPKKEYIEQFEKFRKDRLFKGRR, encoded by the coding sequence ATGAATAATGAAGATGTAAAAAAAATAATTGAAAAAAGATTGACCTCTAAAGCTAAAAAAATGCTTAGGGCGAAATCCCACAGTATAACTCCTGTTGTATGGGTTGGAAAAGAAGGAACTGACAAAGTAATATTGGAGGTAAAAAGACAGATTAAAGATAGGGGGCTCATTAAAATAAAAATAAGACATGGAGCATTAGACGCCGAAGACAAAACCGATATTGCTGAAAAAATAGCCAATGAAACCAATTCCGAAATAGTGAGTTTAGTTGGTAATGTGATTACATTATTTAAACCGAGAGAAGGTTGGACAAGATATAATACTACAAAACCTAAAAAAGAATACATTGAACAATTTGAGAAATTTAGAAAAGATAGATTGTTTAAAGGTAGGCGATAA
- a CDS encoding 30S ribosomal protein S19e, translated as MVTVFDVPPTKLIENIAEKLKEMNIEEPTWASFVKTGTHKERQPDNDDWWYVRCAALLRKVYTNGPVGIESLRSAYGGRKNKGHKPEKFVKGSGNVLRTALKALEKAELITKTPEGRAIAPKGQSLADNAAKEVMDNMVKENPALSKY; from the coding sequence ATGGTAACTGTATTTGATGTTCCCCCAACAAAATTAATTGAAAATATTGCAGAAAAATTAAAAGAAATGAATATAGAAGAGCCTACATGGGCATCTTTTGTAAAAACAGGAACCCACAAAGAAAGACAGCCAGATAATGACGACTGGTGGTATGTAAGATGTGCAGCATTATTAAGAAAAGTATATACAAACGGACCTGTGGGTATTGAATCTTTAAGAAGTGCCTACGGAGGAAGAAAAAATAAAGGACACAAACCAGAGAAATTCGTAAAAGGTAGTGGTAATGTATTAAGAACTGCTTTAAAAGCATTGGAAAAAGCAGAGTTAATAACAAAAACCCCAGAAGGAAGAGCAATAGCTCCAAAAGGTCAGTCCTTAGCAGATAATGCTGCAAAAGAAGTTATGGATAACATGGTAAAAGAGAATCCTGCCTTATCCAAATACTAA
- a CDS encoding DNA-binding protein — MDIEEIKRQKMMELQQQQAQGAPNPEEIQQQQEQERAAYEAQKKQIMKKILSEEARHRLSNIKMVKPEFAEQVEMQLIQLAQSGRLPIPVSDEYFKTLLDQLYTMGSAKKKRDIKFVRK, encoded by the coding sequence ATGGATATCGAAGAAATAAAAAGGCAGAAAATGATGGAGCTCCAACAGCAACAAGCTCAGGGAGCTCCCAATCCTGAGGAGATTCAGCAGCAACAGGAACAGGAGCGAGCGGCGTATGAAGCTCAAAAAAAGCAAATTATGAAAAAAATCCTTTCAGAAGAAGCTAGACATAGATTGTCCAATATAAAAATGGTTAAACCAGAATTTGCCGAACAAGTAGAAATGCAATTAATACAATTAGCTCAATCTGGTAGATTGCCAATACCTGTATCCGATGAATATTTTAAAACTCTTCTTGATCAACTATATACTATGGGAAGTGCCAAGAAGAAAAGAGATATAAAATTTGTTAGAAAATAA
- a CDS encoding DUF7411 family protein: MKACVLFSGGKDSSLCAIILKNLGYDVELVTINFGVLDSYKYAQETAKILNLPHKVICLKDTPLLNNCKNIILKDGFPSNGIQYLHKQVLEILSDSYSVIADGVRRDDRVPKLTHGEVQSLEMRKNIEYLSPLMGFGHKTIKRLINEHFIISEKESEDLLKSDYETEIRELLKMEGKNPLDYFPKHIQSRVMGLKNPSSFNTK; the protein is encoded by the coding sequence ATGAAAGCTTGTGTATTATTTAGCGGTGGAAAAGATAGCTCATTATGTGCCATAATTCTAAAAAATCTTGGTTATGATGTTGAATTAGTAACCATAAATTTTGGAGTTCTTGACTCATATAAATATGCCCAAGAAACTGCCAAAATATTAAACCTACCACATAAAGTGATATGTTTAAAGGATACCCCATTGCTAAATAATTGTAAAAATATAATTTTAAAAGATGGATTTCCATCAAATGGAATTCAATATCTCCATAAACAAGTTCTTGAAATTTTATCGGACTCTTATTCAGTTATTGCCGATGGAGTAAGAAGAGATGATAGGGTTCCAAAACTAACACATGGAGAAGTTCAAAGCCTTGAAATGAGAAAAAATATAGAATATTTATCCCCATTAATGGGATTTGGACATAAAACCATAAAACGATTAATAAATGAGCACTTTATTATTTCTGAAAAGGAAAGTGAGGATTTATTAAAATCCGACTATGAAACAGAAATTAGGGAGCTCCTTAAAATGGAGGGCAAAAATCCATTGGATTATTTTCCTAAACATATTCAATCGAGAGTTATGGGCCTTAAAAACCCATCTTCATTTAATACCAAATAA
- a CDS encoding 50S ribosomal protein L39e, whose protein sequence is MSSIKPAAKKLRLAKAGKQNRRVPMFVIAKTGGKVRTHTKMRNWRRNTLKK, encoded by the coding sequence ATGTCATCAATCAAACCAGCTGCTAAAAAATTAAGATTAGCTAAGGCAGGAAAACAGAACAGAAGAGTTCCTATGTTTGTAATTGCAAAAACAGGCGGAAAAGTTAGAACCCATACAAAAATGAGAAATTGGAGAAGAAATACACTTAAAAAATAA